The genomic interval CGTCGAGCGAAATGTGCACGACCGGCTCGCTGGTCTGGTTGTCGAAGCCGGGCGCGGCATCGCTGATGTATTCGCCGGTCAGCACGACCTGTTTCTTGACCAGCAGCGGCGAGCCCTTGCGCTCGGTGTAGAGTTCGTCGCCAAACGGGATTTCGCCGTGCAGCGCAGCGTTGATGTCGTGTTCGTCGTCCACCATGCGGATTTCCAGGGTGGCGGTACGGCCGAGGATTTCCTTCGCCTTGGCGGTGTCCTGTACGCCGGGCAGTTGCACCACCACGCGGTCGGCGCCCTGCTGCTGGATGATGGGCTCGGCCACGCCCAGCTCGTTGACGCGGTTGCGCAGGGTGGTGATGTTCTGCTGCAGGGCGAATTCCTGGCTCTTTTTCTGCGCCTGCGGGTTCATGCTGGCGCTGATCTTGAAATCGCCCCCCCCCTCCGTTTCCTTCAGAAGCAGGTCCGGCATGCTTTTGAGCAGCTCGTTCATGGCCTGGCCGCGCGTGACCGCGTCGCGGAACTTGACTTCGATGGTCTGGTCCGCCAGGCGGCTGACGCCGGCGTAAGGAATCTTCTTCTCGCGTAGCGCGCTGCGGATGTCGCCGGTATAGCGGTCCATGGTCTTGACCAGGGCGGCTTTCATGTCCACTTGGAGCAGGAAGTGCACGCCGCCGCGCAGATCCAGGCCGAGATACATGGGCAGCGCGCCCATGCTGGTGAGCCAGCGGGGCGAGCTGGAAATGAGGTTGAGCGCGACCACGTAGCCGTTGCCGAGCTTGTTCTGCAGCAGGTCCTTGGCCTTGAGCTGGGTGTCGGTGTCGGCGAAGCGCACCTTGATGCTGGCGGTGTCGAGCGTGACGCCCCGCGTGGAAATCTGGTTCTGGCTCAGGGTTTCTTCCACCTGTTGCAGCGTGCTCTGATCCACTTTCACCGTGGCTCTGGCAGAGGAAACCTGCACGGCAGGCATTTCGCCGAAGAAATTGGGCAGGGTGTAGAGCAGTCCCAGCAGCAGGGCGACTGCGACGACAATGTTTTTCCACAGGGGGTAGCGGTTCATGGACTGAATTCCGTGAGGGGTAAGGGGTTAGGGGTGAGGCGGAGGAGGGTGGGTTTCTCACCCCTCACGCCTCGCCCCTCACGCTTATATGCTCTTGATCGTGCCTTTGGGCAGCAGGGTGGTGATGGCTTGTTTCTGCACGGTCACGACCACGTTTTCGGCGATTTCCAGGCTGATGTAGCCTTCGTTCACCTTGACCACTTTACCCAGCTGGCCGCCGGCGGTGACGACTTCGTCGCCCTTTTGCAGCGCATCCATCATGTTCTTCTGTTCCTTGGCGCGCTTCATCTGCGGACGGATCAGCATGAAATAGAACAGCACGAAAATCACGACGAGGGGCACGAAACCCATCAGGTCAGGGCCGCCAGTGGTGGTGCCGGCGGCAAAAGCGTTACTAATCAGCACAGTTCGTTCTCCATATATCAGGTCGGATAAAATCCGCGCAATTCTAGCACGGTGTGGCGCGCGCTTGCCTGAACTCCTGCACGAATTCCGCAAAGCGCTGCTCTTCGATGGATTTGCGGATTCCCTGCATCAGTTCCTGGTAGTAATGCAGGTTGTGGATGGTGTTGAGGCGCGCGCCGAGAATTTCGCCGAGGCGGTGCAGGTGGTGCAGGTAGGCGCGGGTGAAGTTGCGGCAGGTGTAGCAGCTGCACTGCTCGTCCAGCGGCGCGGTGTCGAGGCGGTATTGCGCGTTCTTGATCTTGACCGTGCCGAAACGGGTGAACAGCCAGCCGTTGCGCGCATTGCGCGTGGGCATGACGCAGTCGAACATGTCCACGCCCTGGCTGACTGCGTCCATGATATCCTCCGGTGTGCCCACGCCCATCAGGTAGCGCGGCTTGTCGGCCGGCATGCGTGGCGCGGTGTGGGCGAGAATGCGCAGCATGTCCTCCTTGGGCTCTCCCACGCTCAAGCCGCCGATGGCGTAGCCGTCGAAGCCGATGTTCACCAGTTCGCGCAGGGATTCGTCGCGCAGCGGTTCGTGCATGCCGCCCTGGACGATGCCGAACAGCGCGTTGGGGTTGCCCTCGTGGGCTTTTTTCGAGCGCTCCGCCCAGCGCAGCGAAAGACGCATGGATTCTGCCGCGGTCTGGAAATCGGCTGGGTAGGGCGTGCATTCGTCGAAAATCATCACGATGTCGGAATTCAGTACTTTCTGGATGCGCATCGATTCCTCCGGCGTGAGGAAGCAGCGGTCGCCGTTCACCGGCGACTGGAATTTCACGCCTTCTTCTGTGATCTTGCGCAACTCTCCCAGGCTGAAAACCTGAAATCCGCCGCTATCCGTAAGAATCGGCCCGTCCCAGCTCATGAAGCGGTGCAGCCCGCCGTGCGCCGCGATCACTTCCAGCCCGGGACGCAGCCACAGGTGGAAGGTGTTGCCGAGCACGATGTGGGCGCCGATGTCATGCAGCTCGACCGGCGACATGGCTTTCACCGTGCCGTAGGTGCCGACCGGCATGAAAGCCGGTGTTTCCACCGTGCCGTGGGCCAGTGTCAGGGTACCGCGGCGGGCGAGGCCGCTGGTTTGGTGCAGGTCGAATTTCATGATTGCCTTTCGATGAGCATGGCGTCGCCATAGCTGAAAAAGCGGTAGCGTTGTTCTACCGCGTGCTGGTAAGCGCGGCGGATATTGTCCATGCCGGCGAAGGCCGACACCAGCATGAGCAGGGTGGACTTGGGCAGGTGAAAGTTGGTGAGCAGGCGTTCTACCACGCGGAAGCGGTAGCCCGGCGTGATGAAAATGCTGGTTTCGCCGTAACCGGCTTTCAGCTCCCCGTCCGCAGCTGCGGACTCCAGCGCGCGCAGCGAGGTGGTGCCCACTGCCATGACGCGTCCGCCTTCGGCTTTGGCGCGCGCAATCGCGTCCACCGTCGCTTGCGGCACTTGATAGCACTCGCTGTGCATCTGGTGTTCGGCAATGTTGTCCACCCGCACCGGCTGGAAAGTGCCCGCACCGACGTGCAAGGTAACGTAGGCGGTACGCACGCCCATGGCTTCGAGTTCGGCCAGCATCGCCTCGTCGAAATGCAGTCCGGCCGTGGGCGCGGCGACCGCCCCGGGCTCGCGGGCATAGACCGTCTGGTAGCGCGTTTCGTCCACGGCATCCGGCGTGTGGGTAATATAGGGCGGCAGGGGCAGGCTGCCGTGTCGTTCCAGCAAGTCGAGAACGGATTCGTCGCCTTCGAACCTGAGCCGGTAAAGTGCGCCGTTCTTTTCAATCACGGTGACAGCGAGGCAGTTCTCCAGTAGCAGCGCGGAGCCTGGCTGCGGGCTATGGCTGGCGCGGATGTGGGCCAGAACGTGGTGTGCGTCGAGGACGCGCTCCACCAGTACCTCGATTTTTCCGCCGCTGGCCTTGGTGCCATGCAGTCGCGCCTTGATGACACGGGTGTTGTTGAACACCAGCAAGTCGCCCGCTTTCAGAAAAACCGGCAGGTGCCGGAAAAAATCGTCGCGTAGCTTGTTGGCTGGCGCGTCGAGGTACAGCAGGCGGCTGTGGCGCCGCTGCTCGGCCGGAAACTGGGCGATCAGTTCGTCTGGCAGCGCAAAATCGAAATCCGCCAGGGTGAGCGGAGGCGCATCGCTTCCTTTGATCGAAGCAGGCATTGGACTAGAATTCACTAAATTTCTATTAAACGGTTCGGGATTCTGGATGATGATGAAAAAACTGACGGGCTTGATTCTGCTTCTGCTGCTTGCCGCCTGCGATGTCAATCAGCCGAAGGCGCCGCTGCTGAAAGGCCAATGGCAGTGCCGCAGCGGCATCACGATTACTTTCACGGGCCAGCAGGATTATATCGTCACCAGCCCCGCAAGCGAATCAGCCGGAGTGTACAAGTTAACGGTGGGGGAAAACAACTACCACCGCATCGAGTGGAATCCCGGCATAGCGGATGTCGAAGCGCCGCTGCCTACCCGCTTCCGCTATTTCGAGAATGGCAAGCTGGCCCGCCTGTCTTTCTACACGCACGTGGTCGATGATGCCGTGCCGTGCGAACGCAGGTTGTGATGCGGCGGTGCGGCTTGCATGATTCATGGCCAGGCTGCGCCTCGCGGCGCCGCTACTTGCCGTAATTGGTGTTTTGGTTGATAATCGCGGCTCTCTATCAGCCGGGATGGCGGAACTGGTAGACGCACGGGACTCAAAATCCCGCGCTAGCAATAGCGTGCCGGTTCGATTCCGGCTCCCGGCACCAACAAAATCAAGTAGTTCAAGCAAATTTCCACGAGTACGGCTGGCACACAGATATATGCCAATGCTCTTGAATTCTTAGCAAGCCGTGAATCAAACCCAAAGTCAGGGTGAAATGTGTGCAGCCCAATCCAGACAGCTTTAGAATTAATGGCTGAGAGGATCGGATGCTCGGGCATTTATCACGCCACACTATTCACAACCTTGTGACGCATGAGGGTTTTGTATGAAATTAATTCCAACAATCCTGTGTGGCGGGGCCGGTTCCCGCCTTTGGCCCGTTTCCCGGGAATTGCATCCCAAGCCGTTCATCCGGCTCGGCGATGGGCAGAGCCTGCTGCAAAAGGCTTGGCTGCGCGGGGCCGCATTACCCGATGTTGTCGAAACACTGACCGTCACCAACCGCGAATTGTTTTTCAAGACCGAAGACGAATACCGCGAAGTGGCTGACATCGTTGGCGGCAAAGACTTGACCAACCGCTTTATCCTCGAGCCGTTTGGACGCAACACCGCGCCCGCGATTGCCGCGGCCACATTGCAAGTCGCGGCCACGCAGGGCGAAGATGCCTGCCTGCTCGTGCTGGCAGCCGATCACCTGATCGCCGATCAGGCCGCATTTGCCCAAGCCGTCTCCAAAGCCATGCAGCTGGCGGCGCAAGGCAGGCTGGTCACCTTCGGCATCCAGCCGGACATGCCTGAAACCGGCTACGGCTACATTGAGGTCGACCTTGATTCTCCTGTGCCGTTTGTCGGAGGGCCGGCAGGGGAGAGCGCAGGTTTTCCTGTTGCTCGCTTTGTCGAAAAGCCCGATCTGGAAAAAGCCCTGGAATACCTCGCATCCGGCCGCCATTTATGGAACTCGGGCATGTTCTGCTTCCAGGCCGGGACCATGCTGCGCGAGATGCAGCAACATTGCCCGGAGATTCTGGCCGCCAGTCGTGCGTGCCTTGAGCAATCCCGCACGGCAGAAGGCAAGAGTTTCAGCCAGGTAGACCTTGACGCAACTGCTTTCAAACTCGTGCCGGATGACTCCATCGACTATGCCGTGATGGAAAAATCCAGCAACGTCGCCGTCGTGCCATGCAGTATCGGCTGGAGCGACATCGGTTCATGGACCGCGCTGGGCGCCCTTACCGCACCCGATGCACGGGGCAACCGCATCGAAGGTGAAGTCACCCTGCATGATGTCAGCAACTGCTGCATCCATAGCAATCAACGCATGGTAGGCGCAGTGGGCGTCAACGACCTGATCATCATCGATACGCCCGATGCTGTCCTGATCGCCGACCGTAGCCGTGCCCAGGACGTGAAACACATATATGCACGCCTCAAGGCGGAAGGACACAAAACCTACCGTCTGCACTCCACCGTTCACCGCCCATGGGGTACCTACACCG from Sulfurimicrobium lacus carries:
- the tgt gene encoding tRNA guanosine(34) transglycosylase Tgt, with amino-acid sequence MKFDLHQTSGLARRGTLTLAHGTVETPAFMPVGTYGTVKAMSPVELHDIGAHIVLGNTFHLWLRPGLEVIAAHGGLHRFMSWDGPILTDSGGFQVFSLGELRKITEEGVKFQSPVNGDRCFLTPEESMRIQKVLNSDIVMIFDECTPYPADFQTAAESMRLSLRWAERSKKAHEGNPNALFGIVQGGMHEPLRDESLRELVNIGFDGYAIGGLSVGEPKEDMLRILAHTAPRMPADKPRYLMGVGTPEDIMDAVSQGVDMFDCVMPTRNARNGWLFTRFGTVKIKNAQYRLDTAPLDEQCSCYTCRNFTRAYLHHLHRLGEILGARLNTIHNLHYYQELMQGIRKSIEEQRFAEFVQEFRQARATPC
- the secD gene encoding protein translocase subunit SecD, with translation MNRYPLWKNIVVAVALLLGLLYTLPNFFGEMPAVQVSSARATVKVDQSTLQQVEETLSQNQISTRGVTLDTASIKVRFADTDTQLKAKDLLQNKLGNGYVVALNLISSSPRWLTSMGALPMYLGLDLRGGVHFLLQVDMKAALVKTMDRYTGDIRSALREKKIPYAGVSRLADQTIEVKFRDAVTRGQAMNELLKSMPDLLLKETEGGGDFKISASMNPQAQKKSQEFALQQNITTLRNRVNELGVAEPIIQQQGADRVVVQLPGVQDTAKAKEILGRTATLEIRMVDDEHDINAALHGEIPFGDELYTERKGSPLLVKKQVVLTGEYISDAAPGFDNQTSEPVVHISLDGRGARIFRDTTRDNVGKRMAILLIEKGQAEVITAPVIREEIGGGRVQISGSMTTQEANDVALLLRAGALAAPMEIIEERTVGPSMGAENIAKGFNSNIYGFIAISLFMMMNYRFFGLISTLALSANVLFLVAVLSILQATLTLPGMAAIALTVGMAIDSNVLINERIREELRNGISPQAAINAGYERAFGTILDSNITTFIAGTALFWLGSGPVRGFAVVLCLGILTSIFSAVVVSRSLVNLTYGRKARLEKVSI
- the yajC gene encoding preprotein translocase subunit YajC, producing the protein MLISNAFAAGTTTGGPDLMGFVPLVVIFVLFYFMLIRPQMKRAKEQKNMMDALQKGDEVVTAGGQLGKVVKVNEGYISLEIAENVVVTVQKQAITTLLPKGTIKSI
- the queA gene encoding tRNA preQ1(34) S-adenosylmethionine ribosyltransferase-isomerase QueA; the protein is MPASIKGSDAPPLTLADFDFALPDELIAQFPAEQRRHSRLLYLDAPANKLRDDFFRHLPVFLKAGDLLVFNNTRVIKARLHGTKASGGKIEVLVERVLDAHHVLAHIRASHSPQPGSALLLENCLAVTVIEKNGALYRLRFEGDESVLDLLERHGSLPLPPYITHTPDAVDETRYQTVYAREPGAVAAPTAGLHFDEAMLAELEAMGVRTAYVTLHVGAGTFQPVRVDNIAEHQMHSECYQVPQATVDAIARAKAEGGRVMAVGTTSLRALESAAADGELKAGYGETSIFITPGYRFRVVERLLTNFHLPKSTLLMLVSAFAGMDNIRRAYQHAVEQRYRFFSYGDAMLIERQS
- a CDS encoding mannose-1-phosphate guanylyltransferase/mannose-6-phosphate isomerase, which codes for MKLIPTILCGGAGSRLWPVSRELHPKPFIRLGDGQSLLQKAWLRGAALPDVVETLTVTNRELFFKTEDEYREVADIVGGKDLTNRFILEPFGRNTAPAIAAATLQVAATQGEDACLLVLAADHLIADQAAFAQAVSKAMQLAAQGRLVTFGIQPDMPETGYGYIEVDLDSPVPFVGGPAGESAGFPVARFVEKPDLEKALEYLASGRHLWNSGMFCFQAGTMLREMQQHCPEILAASRACLEQSRTAEGKSFSQVDLDATAFKLVPDDSIDYAVMEKSSNVAVVPCSIGWSDIGSWTALGALTAPDARGNRIEGEVTLHDVSNCCIHSNQRMVGAVGVNDLIIIDTPDAVLIADRSRAQDVKHIYARLKAEGHKTYRLHSTVHRPWGTYTVLEEGRHFKIKRIEVKPGASISLQMHHHRSEHWVVVSGMARVVNGQQELFVNTNESTYIPAGHKHRLENPGLLNLVMIEVQSGEYLGEDDIVRFDDVYGRS